From Nitrospirota bacterium, the proteins below share one genomic window:
- a CDS encoding aminopeptidase, with translation MKDQIGNAIDNIFKINLGVKKTERVIVFTDGYNSKLRKITKRIAEAGINFTPHICCIEYQPTGSHGVEPPEGMWREAFGENVHKEIKRRKLFKPLLAKKTSEAQNREIEKIIKAHREEAVDAVIALSYYSTSHTKFRDMLNRICGTRYASMPLFDEEMLEGAMRVNYKTMLERTTKIAVAVNKSEEIEIKTPNGTFITLSKKGREAKADTGIIKKSGTFSNLPAGEVYLAPLEGTANGRLVLDWAPTRKLKSPMTLLVEKGMATKVEGKEKYVEYLRSKLSEKKENANIAELGIGTNDKASRPDNILESEKIFGTIHIALGDNSTFGGKVRASFHQDFVFFKPTVTLVYKNGRKKVLLKAGKISNKL, from the coding sequence ATGAAAGATCAGATCGGTAATGCCATAGACAACATATTTAAAATTAACCTCGGAGTGAAGAAGACGGAAAGGGTCATTGTCTTCACAGACGGATATAACAGCAAGCTGAGAAAGATCACAAAGCGTATTGCGGAGGCAGGGATAAACTTTACTCCGCACATCTGCTGCATCGAATACCAGCCAACAGGCAGTCATGGGGTTGAGCCGCCGGAGGGGATGTGGAGAGAGGCATTCGGAGAGAATGTTCATAAGGAAATAAAACGCAGAAAACTTTTCAAACCCCTTCTCGCCAAAAAAACTTCGGAGGCTCAGAACAGGGAGATCGAAAAAATTATAAAGGCGCACAGGGAAGAAGCCGTTGACGCGGTGATCGCGCTTTCATATTATTCAACAAGCCACACGAAATTCAGGGACATGTTAAACCGCATCTGCGGGACGAGATACGCGAGTATGCCGCTCTTTGACGAGGAAATGCTTGAAGGAGCGATGAGGGTAAATTACAAGACGATGCTTGAGCGGACAACAAAGATCGCCGTAGCAGTGAACAAGAGCGAAGAGATAGAGATCAAAACCCCGAACGGGACTTTTATCACGCTTTCAAAAAAAGGCCGTGAGGCGAAAGCAGACACAGGCATTATCAAAAAGTCCGGGACATTCAGCAACCTCCCGGCAGGAGAGGTCTACCTCGCCCCGCTTGAAGGCACTGCAAACGGCAGACTCGTGCTTGACTGGGCTCCGACAAGAAAATTGAAAAGTCCGATGACCCTTCTTGTTGAAAAAGGCATGGCGACAAAGGTTGAGGGCAAAGAGAAGTACGTAGAATATTTACGGTCAAAGCTTTCCGAAAAAAAGGAGAACGCAAATATAGCGGAACTCGGAATAGGCACGAACGACAAGGCCTCACGGCCTGACAACATTCTTGAGTCGGAAAAGATCTTCGGCACGATCCATATCGCCCTTGGAGACAACAGCACCTTCGGCGGAAAAGTCAGGGCGTCATTTCACCAGGACTTTGTTTTTTTCAAACCCACAGTGACATTGGTTTATAAAAACGGAAGGAAAAAGGTTCTTCTGAAAGCCGGAAAGATTTCCAACAAGCTGTAA
- a CDS encoding adenylosuccinate lyase yields the protein MIPRYTRPEMAKIWEPENKYQKWLDVEIAACGAWAKLGAVPKKSLAVIRKKAAFNIKRIDKIEKTVKHDVIAFLTSVAENVGPDSRFIHKGLTSSDVLDTALALQMREASDIIISDVKELLKVLKANAVKYKNTLRMGRSHGIHAEPTTFGLVFALWYEEMKRNLFRLQCAKETISYGKLSGPVGTFSNIPPFIEQHVCKELGLQPAPVSTQIVQRDRHAEFMNALALVAGTIEKIAVEIRHLQRTEVLEAEEPFEKGQKGSSAMPHKRNPIGCENLSGLARVVRSNAMAAMENIALWHERDISHSSVERIIIPDSTILIDYMLVRLTNILKGLNVYPERMLENINKSFGLYNSQRVLLALIEKGMSREDAYQFVQRNAMESWSGKREFKEFLKEDKEIKNYLSSKEIEKLFDLSYYLKNVNYIFKRVFK from the coding sequence ATGATACCACGTTACACAAGGCCTGAGATGGCAAAAATATGGGAGCCGGAGAATAAATATCAGAAGTGGCTCGATGTTGAGATCGCGGCCTGCGGGGCATGGGCAAAGCTTGGAGCGGTCCCGAAGAAGAGCCTTGCCGTGATAAGGAAAAAGGCGGCGTTCAACATCAAGCGTATCGATAAAATTGAAAAGACCGTCAAGCATGACGTCATTGCATTCCTTACATCTGTTGCCGAAAATGTCGGCCCGGATTCACGCTTCATCCACAAGGGACTTACATCTTCAGACGTTCTCGATACCGCACTCGCGCTTCAGATGAGAGAGGCCTCGGACATTATCATCAGCGATGTCAAAGAACTTTTGAAGGTGCTGAAAGCAAACGCCGTCAAATATAAAAACACACTTCGTATGGGAAGGAGCCATGGCATTCACGCGGAGCCTACAACTTTCGGACTTGTGTTTGCCCTGTGGTATGAAGAGATGAAGCGCAACCTCTTCCGCCTGCAGTGCGCTAAGGAAACCATAAGCTACGGAAAGCTTTCAGGCCCGGTCGGGACCTTTTCAAACATCCCTCCGTTCATTGAGCAGCATGTTTGCAAGGAACTCGGTCTGCAGCCCGCTCCGGTTTCAACCCAGATAGTCCAGAGAGACCGTCATGCTGAATTCATGAACGCCCTTGCGCTCGTGGCAGGGACAATTGAAAAGATCGCCGTTGAGATCAGGCATCTCCAGCGGACAGAGGTGCTTGAGGCCGAGGAGCCGTTTGAGAAGGGCCAGAAAGGCTCTTCCGCGATGCCGCACAAACGGAACCCTATCGGATGCGAAAACCTGAGCGGGCTTGCGCGCGTTGTGCGTTCAAACGCGATGGCGGCAATGGAAAATATCGCGCTGTGGCACGAGAGGGACATCAGCCATTCTTCCGTTGAAAGGATAATCATACCGGACAGCACCATACTCATTGACTACATGCTTGTGAGGCTGACTAATATCCTCAAAGGGCTCAACGTTTACCCGGAGAGGATGCTTGAGAACATCAATAAAAGCTTCGGGCTTTACAATTCGCAGCGAGTCCTGCTTGCCCTGATTGAAAAAGGAATGAGCCGGGAGGACGCCTATCAGTTTGTGCAGAGAAACGCCATGGAAAGCTGGAGCGGCAAAAGGGAGTTTAAGGAGTTTTTAAAAGAAGACAAAGAGATAAAAAATTATCTCTCCTCAAAAGAAATAGAAAAGCTCTTTGATCTGTCCTATTACCTGAAGAACGTGAATTATATATTCAAGAGGGTGTTCAAGTAA